In a single window of the Halobellus litoreus genome:
- a CDS encoding DUF4386 domain-containing protein, whose translation MATTTAEPVGVEQTPNKRPISTKTIARITGLLYLLIFVTAGFSEGFVRASLIVPGDATATAANIVAAEQLFRLGIVSDLIAFSADAVVAVLLYILLKPVSRTLALLAASLRLIAHPAIASINMLNQYMALQLLRGEEYLTVFSPEQIDALVLLFLTAHAYGYLIGGIFFGLHLIVLGYLLYRSSLFPAILGALVALAAVGYLTESFTFFLVPAYEPVAATIVIVTAVVGEIALALYLVVKGVRTERPATQEAVQ comes from the coding sequence ATGGCAACTACAACCGCAGAGCCCGTCGGTGTCGAGCAGACGCCGAACAAACGACCGATCTCAACCAAGACGATAGCCCGAATAACCGGGCTTCTCTATCTACTGATCTTCGTCACTGCTGGCTTCAGCGAGGGGTTCGTTCGCGCCTCGCTCATCGTCCCGGGCGATGCGACAGCGACTGCCGCAAACATCGTCGCTGCTGAGCAACTGTTTCGGCTCGGTATCGTCAGCGACTTGATCGCCTTTTCAGCTGACGCTGTCGTGGCTGTCCTGCTCTACATCCTCCTCAAGCCGGTGAGCCGAACGCTCGCACTGCTGGCCGCATCCTTACGCCTGATTGCCCACCCGGCGATAGCGAGCATCAATATGCTCAACCAGTACATGGCACTCCAGCTGCTGCGCGGGGAGGAGTACTTGACCGTCTTCAGTCCCGAACAAATTGACGCGCTCGTCTTGCTCTTCCTCACCGCACACGCATACGGCTACCTGATCGGTGGGATATTCTTCGGACTGCACCTCATCGTCTTGGGATACCTGCTCTATAGATCCAGCCTGTTTCCAGCGATTCTCGGTGCGTTGGTAGCACTCGCGGCAGTCGGGTACCTGACGGAGAGCTTCACATTCTTCCTCGTCCCCGCCTACGAACCGGTCGCCGCCACGATTGTCATCGTGACTGCCGTCGTCGGTGAAATCGCGCTCGCCCTGTACCTCGTGGTCAAGGGCGTCAGGACGGAGCGGCCAGCTACCCAGGAGGCTGTCCAATGA